CTTTCACAACTGAAAAGAGGTGGATGATGCATCAGTGTCTGAAGGCAGATCGTCTACGTGGGgccaaaaggagaaagaaaactcaTGCTTGTGAATCATGTAACAAGACATTTCCATCGAGATCTAAGCTAGAAAGACACTTCCTTATTCACACTGGCCAGAAACCTTTTAAGTGTTCTTCATGTGGTAAATCTTTCAGACAGTCAACACACTTGAAAATCCATCAgctcacacacacagaagaaaggccttttcagtgctgcttttgtcagaagcagtttaaaatacaaagcaaactCATGAAGCACAAACAGCTCCATGCCAGAAATAAGACTTTCCCCAATGTTGTATACAAAGCAAAGACTCTCAAATATCCCAGACCACACAACCTGTTGGAAGGAAAGAGGGATAGTTGTGAGAATGCTGACACACACAAGTCACAGGAAAACGACCCACATGATGTTCACTCAATTTATATTGTACCCTTTCAGTGCCCAGCATGTGAGCAGTGTTTTGAAACGGAGCAGGTTCTAAATTTGCACAAATGTTATCTGAGAGATGGCAAAAGCTCAAATAATGCTGCAACACCATGCAGCCACACAGtcagcatgaaaaataaaatcctgatgAAGCTAAAGCGTACTGGAGGAAAGGCAACAGATTTTTCTCTGTCTgacagaaaaaagataaaatcaggTCACTTTAAAAGTCCTGACCTGGTTGCAGCTAGAGATCAGCGTTCTGATCAGCATGCTTCTACTAAACCTGTTAAGGATTGCCATAGCAAGCTTGACGTGCACAAGGCACTTTGTAATCGGATGAAAAGAACGCTTGCTCGGCAGTTACCTTGTCAAGAGCACCCACAACCTCATGCCTCtggaattaatttaaaaggtACACTTGCTGGTGAAAACATGTTAAACATCGCTGATTCACTGGATAAGGAAAGCACTTTTTGTGGTTCATCAGATGATGGTTTCTTTGGTAATCCAGAAGTACTTCACTGTGCTTTTTCAGATTCTGCTAAAAATATATGTAACAGACACAAAGTGTGTAAATGTGACAGATGTGAAAAAATCTTTCCATCTTCATCCAAACTTCAAAGACATTATCTTACACACACAGGACAGAAGCCCTTTGGTTGTAATGTTTGTGGGAAGACATTTAGACAGTCAGCTCACTTAAAGAGACATCAGCTCACCCATTCTGGAAAGAGACCCTATAAAAGCTCTGTTTGCCAGGTAGAATTTGAAAACCTGAATGGAGTTTTCAATCATCGGGGAGATCACGCTGAATGGGAGTCTTCTCAGCCTGTGGGTTGTTTGGGCTATTCTCAAACTCCTTCACAGGCATCTGGCTCGCAAGAATCTGAGCTGATTCAGTCAAACGGAGCAGCTGAAGTGAAGGCTGAAATCAAATCAGGGGATGTTGTTCTTGACACCAGCAGTAAAAACAAACAGCCGTATTTGTGTAGCAAACTGTTGGAAACAGAGCAAAGTTGTTACAGCTATTGGCGTGATTTTTCTGAAGGTACTGAAAAGAGTGAAGTTGTTAACAAATTGTATAAATGCAGTATctgctttaaaacttttaaatcgCCTTCTAAGCTTGAAAGACATTACCTAATGCATGCTGGACAGAAGCCGTTTGAATGTTCAGTTTGTGGTAAAAAATTCAGACAGGCCCCACATTTGAAAAGACACCACCTTACTCACTTTAAAGAGAGCTTAAAGCTGAGTTCCACTTAGATTGTCTCTTTCTGTTATGAGATGACCTTGTAAAGAGTTAATTTACTGTCTTCATAACTGTCTACTTGATGTAATTTGTGAATGTGAGATGTGTAAATCAAAAAATGCAATTTTGCATATCTTTTCCTAAATTAATTTATCAGTACACATTCTTACTGCATTGTGTTACAGCAATCTGCAATGCTCCATGAATCAGATATTTTAGAAGTTATTAGAAGACATTGTGCTTTCCTGTAACtatcagaaaagtaaaataaaaaggtaatatCCAGAATAGAGGTCTTTTTACTTTCTTCTGGCTTCCTATATGTTGCAAACAAAGGAGACttgctgtatttatttcatactttctaaaaaaggcaaaaaagaaggaaggagaaaaaggggaaaaaaattaatgagaaaaaatgttgaTGTGGCATTATATAACCGTTAATCCAAAAAATTTAACTTTTGTAATGTGCTTGGAGATCCATGGATGAGGAGTTAGATCTTTTCACTTTATGATACAAGTAGTGCTAAAATAGCAGGGTTTTAATCAATTAATCCATTTCACTACTTCATTATCTCCACTTTGGATATCCTTTgccttttctggctttttttggCCAATTCGTACCATACTGAActatttttctgcaagaaaagagaacaagaaattATCATCAGCATTACAAAGCCACTTACTGTCTATCTGTTCCAGTC
Above is a genomic segment from Athene noctua chromosome 6, bAthNoc1.hap1.1, whole genome shotgun sequence containing:
- the ZNF770 gene encoding zinc finger protein 770 codes for the protein MLKVQQCVTADRIPKKKPYICDTCCKQFETPSKLARHYLIHTGQKPFECDVCHKTFRQLVHLERHQLTHNLPFKCTVCYRNFKNLITFLKHQKLHSENCKNNTKQPENSVNSEQDRGTCGIFRCSTCWKSFTTEKRWMMHQCLKADRLRGAKRRKKTHACESCNKTFPSRSKLERHFLIHTGQKPFKCSSCGKSFRQSTHLKIHQLTHTEERPFQCCFCQKQFKIQSKLMKHKQLHARNKTFPNVVYKAKTLKYPRPHNLLEGKRDSCENADTHKSQENDPHDVHSIYIVPFQCPACEQCFETEQVLNLHKCYLRDGKSSNNAATPCSHTVSMKNKILMKLKRTGGKATDFSLSDRKKIKSGHFKSPDLVAARDQRSDQHASTKPVKDCHSKLDVHKALCNRMKRTLARQLPCQEHPQPHASGINLKGTLAGENMLNIADSLDKESTFCGSSDDGFFGNPEVLHCAFSDSAKNICNRHKVCKCDRCEKIFPSSSKLQRHYLTHTGQKPFGCNVCGKTFRQSAHLKRHQLTHSGKRPYKSSVCQVEFENLNGVFNHRGDHAEWESSQPVGCLGYSQTPSQASGSQESELIQSNGAAEVKAEIKSGDVVLDTSSKNKQPYLCSKLLETEQSCYSYWRDFSEGTEKSEVVNKLYKCSICFKTFKSPSKLERHYLMHAGQKPFECSVCGKKFRQAPHLKRHHLTHFKESLKLSST